Proteins encoded within one genomic window of Theobroma cacao cultivar B97-61/B2 chromosome 7, Criollo_cocoa_genome_V2, whole genome shotgun sequence:
- the LOC18593986 gene encoding cytochrome c oxidase copper chaperone 1 — protein sequence MGGLPMQNTSALALPGSQQNQVSAVTSGPESKPKKKICCACPETKKLRDECIVEHGEEACAKWIEAHRKCLRAEGFNV from the coding sequence ATGGGTGGGTTGCCTATGCAAAATACCTCTGCCTTAGCTTTGCCTGGCTCGCAGCAAAATCAAGTGTCAGCAGTAACATCTGGCCCAGAATCAAagccaaagaagaaaatttgcTGTGCTTGCCCCGAAACTAAGAAGCTGAGAGATGAATGCATAGTGGAGCATGGTGAAGAGGCTTGCGCAAAATGGATAGAGGCTCATCGGAAGTGCCTTCGTGCAGAGGGCTTTAATGTTTGA
- the LOC18593984 gene encoding probable ubiquitin-conjugating enzyme E2 26 yields MDPEVIEIPPPIPRSFKSKQKQVIIHEVIDVDKEEDSADIMILDERVDARNKGKAVKSSSGGYSTIRAEDFVDKSLGSINKVEPSKHPTQGSQNIVNLDCDLSYDDEIFDNYYLNDIMDVDDYAMLQAHFDNVDIPAGVEASIPWFADFSESKKKTSHGNISSGVDGSDQSLSPWLSEPTHTNKKAALVNSSSFQTPGDPLSHSPGEASLSSPLLFPQGSQSKKKSATSQPRWSSQNLQFGHSLQSSQAGGSTNGSNVSHSDAMILPHAVTPAAYWDHINSAIQKQIGASSLFHSNFPTPLDALNNTLAVEPSVSWWPPMKSKFSFNKHNMYSSFPDPVDGAYITPQEVAEIRNQRIVNEEEILSKLQLFKQFDTVDDFSDHHYASSGASTKQPPKNWAKKIQEEWKILEKDLPDTIFVRVYESRMDLLRAVIIGAEGTPYHDGLFFFDVFFPASYPKVPPHVYYHSGGLRLNPNLYSCGKVCLSLLNTWSGNKNEKWIPGMSTMLQVLVSIQALILNQKPYFNEPGWAHHCGTPKGESLSRQYNEETFILSLKTMTYSMRRPPKHFEDFVVGHFYKRAHDILVACKAYMDGAQVGCLVKGGVQDVDEGDKSCSQKFKDSVAGCVNMLVKEFTVLGAKDCEKFLTVPKCQNNRVDNMQAAI; encoded by the exons ATGGACCCCGAAGTGATCGAGATTCCTCCCCCGATTCCTCGCTCTTTTAAGTCTAAGCAAAAACAG GTTATTATTCATGAAGTAATTGATGTTGATAAAGAGGAAGATTCAGCTGATATAATGATTCTTGATGAGAGAGTTGATGCAAGGAACAAAGGGAAGGCTGTAAAAAGTAGCTCTGGCGGTTATAGTACCATTCGAGCTGAG GACTTTGTGGATAAATCTCTTGGTTCGATAAACAAGGTTGAACCTTCTAAGCATCCTACCCAAGGATCACAGAACATAGTTAACCTTGATTGTGATTTGTCCTATGATGATGAGatttttgataattattaCCTTAATGATATCATGGATGTTGATGACTATGCTATGTTGCAAGCACATTTTGATAATGTTGATATTCCTGCTGGAGTAGAGGCATCTATCCCTTGGTTTGCAGATTTTTCAGAGAGTAAAAAGAAAACCTCTCATGGAAACATTTCATCTGGTGTTGATGGGAGTGACCAATCTCTTTCACCATGGTTATCAGAGCCTACTCATACCAACAAGAAGGCAGCTTTAGTTAATAGTTCTAGTTTCCAGACCCCAGGGGATCCTCTGAGTCATTCTCCTGGAGAAGCAAGTCTGTCTTCACCTTTGTTATTTCCACAAGGTTCTCAAAGTAAGAAGAAGTCAGCTACATCACAACCTAGATGGAgtagtcaaaatcttcaatttGGGCATTCTTTGCAGTCTTCCCAGGCTGGTGGTTCAACTAATGGTAGTAATGTGAGTCACTCTGATGCGATGATACTCCCTCATGCAGTAACTCCAGCAGCTTATTGGGATCATATTAATTCTGCTATACAGAAGCAAATTGGTGCTAGCAGTTTGTTTCATTCAAATTTCCCTACACCTTTAGATGCATTAAATAACACTCTGGCTGTGGAACCTTCTGTGTCTTGGTGGCCACCTatgaaatcaaaatttagTTTCAATAAGCATAATATGTATTCAAGTTTTCCTGATCCAGTTGATGGTGCTTATATAACTCCTCAAGAGGTGGCAGAAATCAGAAATCAGAGAATtgtaaatgaagaagaaatcCTCAGTAAGCTCCAACTTTTTAAACAGTTTGATACTGTTGATGATTTTTCAGACCATCACTATGCTTCCAGTGGTGCTTCAACGAAGCAG CCACCAAAGAATTGGGCAAAGAAGATTCAGGAGGAGTGGAAAATACTTGAGAAAGATTTGCCAG ATACTATTTTTGTTAGGGTTTATGAATCAAGGATGGATCTCTTAAGGGCTGTAATTATAGGAGCAGAGGGTACTCCTTATCATGATGGTCTCTTCTTCTTTGATGTTTTCTTCCCTGCTAGCTATCCTAAAGTACCACCG CATGTTTATTACCACTCTGGTGGACTTCGACTCAATCCAAATTTGTATAGTTGTGGGAAAGTATGCCTTAGTCTTCTTAACACCTGGTCTGGTAATAAGAATGAAAAGTGGATACCTGGTATGTCAACCATGCTCCAAGTTCTGGTATCTATTCAGGCTCTAATCTTGAATCAGAAGCCTTACTTTAATGAGCCTGGATGGGCACATCATTGTGGCACACCAAAAGGTGAATCATTGTCCCGGCAATACAATGAGGAGACTTTTATCTTGTCACTGAAGACAATGACCTACTCCATGAGGAGGCCACCAAAG CATTTTGAGGACTTTGTTGTGGGCCATTTCTACAAACGTGCTCATGATATTCTCGTGGCGTGTAAAGCATATATGGATGGTGCTCAGGTAGGTTGCCTGGTAAAAGGTGGGGTTCAAGATGTCGATGAAGGTGACAAGAGCTGCTCTCAGAAGTTTAAGGACTCTGTGGCTGGGTGTGTAAATATGCTCGTGAAAGAATTTACAGTACTTGGAGCCAAGGATTGTGAGAAATTCCTTACTGTCCCCAAATGTCAAAATAATCGAGTTGATAATATGCAGGCTGCAATTTGA
- the LOC18593987 gene encoding uncharacterized protein LOC18593987 — MSIPGFFIICMLHSIVALTSGALMIFYTKEVSVFGHGHEIASKLQGSTPHDQLLIQTSESFSGLLLFTIGFVLFMVAFVKDTEFQSFFARGCVLLHVSMAIWRVSFEGKLEDLAHEWPRQALGDMALALSWLFLLAYSWREKYD; from the coding sequence ATGAGCATACCAGGGTTTTTCATTATCTGTATGCTCCATTCCATAGTTGCTCTTACTTCTGGAGCTTTAATGATCTTTTACACCAAGGAAGTCTCAGTGTTTGGTCATGGTCATGAGATTGCAAGTAAGCTACAAGGTTCAACACCCCATGATCAACTCTTGATCCAAACATCTGAATCATTTTCGGGATTGCTTCTGTTCACTATCGGATTTGTATTGTTCATGGTGGCATTCGTTAAAGACACAGAGTTCCAAAGCTTCTTTGCTAGAGGGTGTGTACTTCTTCATGTTTCAATGGCTATCTGGAGAGTTTCTTTTGAAGGAAAGCTCGAGGATCTTGCTCATGAATGGCCTAGACAAGCTCTTGGGGATATGGCCTTGGCACTGTCCTGGTTGTTCCTACTTGCATATTCATGGAGAGAGAAGTATGATTAA